The Palleronia sp. THAF1 genome contains the following window.
GGCCAGCGCGGTGTCTGTCAGTGCCATCCTATTTCCCGACAATGCTACCTTTTAAGCGGCTATTAGCATCGGTGTGTCACGGTGGCCATGCGCTGATAACAGAGGTGTCCGATGCAGATCGACATGCAGACCCGCGACAATGTTCTTATGGTTCGCCCCATGGAAGACCGGCTGGATGCCGCTGTCGCCGTGCAGTTCAAGGATGCGATGCGCGACCTGCCCATCGATGCCCCGGCTCGCGTGATTCTTGATATGGGCGGAGTGCAGTTCCTTGATTCCTCTGGGCTAGGGGCGGTGATCGGCGCGATGAAACTCCTCGCCCCCGCCCGTCGGCTTGAGATCGCGGATTTGACGCCGGCGGTGGCCAAGGTCTTCAAACTGACGCGCATGGAAAACTTCTTCACCATCCATGCCAGCGCCAGCGACGTGTCGCCGCCGCAGCCAGAGACCAGCCATGCCAGTTGAACGGATAGCGCCCCAGATCACAGGCGAAACCCTGTGTCGCCCCGATGGAAGACGAGAGCTGCGGGTCCTCTACCCAAGCGATCCCTTCGCGGTGCGCGCCGCCCTGAAGACGACAACCGATGCCCTGCGCGGCTTCGACGTGGCACAGGATGACTGCGATACGATCGAACTCGTCCTGGCAGAAGTTTTGAACAACGTAGGTGAGCATGCCTATCCGGGAGATGCATCCGGTATCGTGGAACTGCGCGTGGTCATCGCCACGGATTCCGTCGCCTGCGAAGTGCTGGATAATGGACCGTCGGTGCCGACGCACCTGCTGGATGGCCGCGATCCGCCAGTGCCCAGCGCGCTGCCAGAAGGCGGGTTCGGCTGGCATCTGATCCATTCGCTGTGCCGAGAGATCTCTTACACGCGCTTGGACGCGCGCAATATTCTGACGCTGGAAATCTCGCTGCACCGAAAGCTCACGCTTAGCTAGGCTGTGCCCTTTCCATCCGTTCGCACCGCCCCTAGCGTGGCCGCGATCAACGATGGGACTTACCAACATGCGTGATTTTCACCTGCCGGGCCGGTCGCCCGTCTACGCCTCCAACGGCATGTGCGCGACCTCTCATCCCTTGGCCGCGAAGGTCGCCGTTCAGACACTGGAAGCGGGCGGCAACGCGGTCGACGCGGCCATTGCGGGCGCTGTGCTGCTGGGGATCGCAGAGCCCCAGATGACCGGGATCGGCGGCGATTGCTTCGCGCTGATCTCGCAGCCCGGCAAAGACGTGGTCGCCGTGAACGGGTCGGGCCGCGCGCCGACGGCAATGGACGCGGCCAAGCTGCGCGCAGATGGCCACCGCCAGATGCCCCTGCGCCACGGCGCGGCCGTCACCGTTCCGGGCGCGATCGACGCCTTCTGCCGCATGTCGGAAGACTACGGAAAGCTTGGACTGCCGGATCTGCTCGCCCCAACAATCCACTACGCCGAGGAAGGCATCCCCGTGTCCGACCGCGTCGCCTTCGATTGGGCGCTCGACGCTGGAACGCTGTCCGGTGCCGCTCGGCGGGTCTACCTGCCCGACGGCAAGGCGCCCGCGCCGGGAACGATGTTCCGCGCGCCGATGCAGGCCGAAGTGCTACGCCGCGTGGCCGAACAGGGTCGCAGCGCGTTCTATGAGGGCGAGATCGCAGAGGACATGGTCGCCTGTCTGAACGCCGCCGGGGGCACGCATTCGCTGGCCGATTTCGCGGCGACCGAAGCCACCTACGGCACACCCGTCTCCGGCCATTACGGCGGCTATGAACTGGTCGAACATCCGCCCAATGGCCAAGGCGCGACCGCGATCCTGATG
Protein-coding sequences here:
- a CDS encoding STAS domain-containing protein → MQIDMQTRDNVLMVRPMEDRLDAAVAVQFKDAMRDLPIDAPARVILDMGGVQFLDSSGLGAVIGAMKLLAPARRLEIADLTPAVAKVFKLTRMENFFTIHASASDVSPPQPETSHAS
- a CDS encoding ATP-binding protein; this encodes MPVERIAPQITGETLCRPDGRRELRVLYPSDPFAVRAALKTTTDALRGFDVAQDDCDTIELVLAEVLNNVGEHAYPGDASGIVELRVVIATDSVACEVLDNGPSVPTHLLDGRDPPVPSALPEGGFGWHLIHSLCREISYTRLDARNILTLEISLHRKLTLS
- a CDS encoding gamma-glutamyltransferase family protein, which produces MRDFHLPGRSPVYASNGMCATSHPLAAKVAVQTLEAGGNAVDAAIAGAVLLGIAEPQMTGIGGDCFALISQPGKDVVAVNGSGRAPTAMDAAKLRADGHRQMPLRHGAAVTVPGAIDAFCRMSEDYGKLGLPDLLAPTIHYAEEGIPVSDRVAFDWALDAGTLSGAARRVYLPDGKAPAPGTMFRAPMQAEVLRRVAEQGRSAFYEGEIAEDMVACLNAAGGTHSLADFAATEATYGTPVSGHYGGYELVEHPPNGQGATAILMTNILSHFDIASMDPVGTMRAHIEAEAAKLAYDARNRFLSDEDHVTRLEHMLSADTAEALAALIDPKRAMGDPSALSGAVHKDTIYITVVDKDRMAVSLIYSIFHGFGSGIASDKFGILFQNRGAGFSLEDGHANEAGPNKRPMHTIIPAMLKVDGKAVMPFGVMGGAYQPAGHAHFLSNIADFGMSPQEAIDSPRSFSDAGTLTVERGYAAQVRQELADMGHSVSVPEKAIGGAQAIQIHDNGVLEGGSDPRKDGCALGY